Proteins from a genomic interval of Desulfovibrio piger:
- a CDS encoding formylglycine-generating enzyme family protein, producing the protein MRSRLLSSLLFLLLLAALPAASADAALAKRGGEVSTADACNPHPDKDDIVLPMPGGLSMAFRLVAVPSKGLLWDMSARPGRDDAANSDRAFYDRRYRAFLSAPFSRADLPAQWRAQAPAGDYFFYLVAKYEVSRLQWQSIMGNGTGEPVTDAARPVTDISWYEAVEFTRRYTEWLLQNAADALPHYAGDSRNVGFVRLPTETEWEYAARGGQTAGPEQLREKDFFALPAGAPLADYAVYRPEGAARIAEDCARIGSRKANPLGLYDTAGNAAEMALDMFRFSVGGRLHGSAGGFVRKGGSFLSGEAEIMPGRREESAFFLADGPAHARDLGFRPVISGINTPGGDRPSALQQAWNAAGQSNPLARDASRNPLEELDRLLAAAPDDNSRKNLLTLREAIKENNILQEQQQQLEMQSTLRTAVYMLETIRNYASRRNSLQSQYDSMKRDSRTAKGETLAALRRIMKTAEQGLEQFQTGIDRSLSFYRTRVEEAARLDKNDFERALASLLKDYAGEDLFNENMRRNAELLRRHVQSARAGRLPADKAMLQEILQARTGK; encoded by the coding sequence GTGAGATCTAGGCTGCTCTCTTCGCTCCTCTTCCTCCTGCTGCTGGCGGCCCTGCCGGCAGCGTCCGCCGACGCAGCCCTGGCCAAACGGGGCGGTGAGGTCTCCACGGCCGATGCCTGCAACCCGCACCCGGACAAGGACGATATCGTCCTGCCCATGCCCGGCGGGCTGAGCATGGCCTTCCGCCTGGTGGCCGTTCCCAGCAAAGGCCTGCTCTGGGACATGTCCGCCCGGCCCGGCCGCGATGATGCCGCCAACAGCGACCGTGCCTTTTACGACCGCCGCTACCGGGCCTTCCTCTCCGCGCCCTTCTCCCGGGCCGACCTGCCCGCCCAGTGGCGTGCCCAGGCCCCGGCAGGCGACTACTTTTTCTATCTGGTGGCCAAATATGAAGTGAGCCGCCTGCAATGGCAGAGCATCATGGGCAACGGTACGGGAGAGCCTGTGACGGATGCGGCCCGGCCTGTGACGGACATCAGCTGGTATGAGGCCGTGGAGTTCACCCGCCGCTACACGGAGTGGCTGCTGCAGAATGCCGCCGATGCCCTGCCCCATTACGCCGGGGACAGCCGTAACGTGGGCTTTGTGCGCCTGCCCACCGAGACCGAATGGGAATACGCGGCCCGCGGCGGCCAGACGGCCGGGCCCGAGCAACTGAGGGAAAAGGATTTCTTTGCCCTGCCTGCGGGCGCTCCTCTGGCCGATTATGCGGTCTACCGTCCCGAAGGCGCGGCCCGTATCGCCGAAGACTGTGCCCGTATCGGCTCGCGCAAAGCCAACCCGCTGGGCCTGTACGATACGGCGGGCAATGCGGCCGAAATGGCGCTGGACATGTTCCGCTTTTCCGTGGGCGGCCGCCTGCACGGCTCCGCCGGCGGTTTTGTCCGCAAGGGCGGCTCCTTCCTTTCCGGCGAGGCGGAGATCATGCCCGGCCGCCGTGAGGAAAGCGCCTTCTTTCTGGCGGATGGCCCCGCACACGCCCGTGACCTGGGTTTCCGCCCGGTCATTTCCGGCATCAACACCCCGGGCGGCGACCGGCCTTCGGCCCTGCAACAGGCCTGGAACGCCGCGGGCCAGAGCAATCCCCTGGCCCGTGATGCCAGCCGCAATCCCCTGGAAGAGCTGGACAGGCTCCTTGCCGCCGCACCTGACGACAACAGCCGCAAAAACCTGCTGACCCTGCGCGAGGCCATCAAGGAAAACAACATCCTGCAGGAACAGCAGCAACAGCTGGAGATGCAGTCCACCCTGCGCACGGCCGTCTACATGCTGGAGACCATCCGCAACTACGCCAGCCGCCGCAATTCCCTGCAAAGCCAGTACGACAGCATGAAGCGGGACAGCCGGACCGCCAAGGGCGAGACCCTTGCCGCCCTGCGCCGGATCATGAAAACGGCCGAACAGGGGCTGGAGCAGTTCCAGACAGGCATCGACCGCTCCCTGTCCTTCTACCGGACCCGTGTGGAAGAGGCCGCCCGCCTGGACAAGAACGATTTCGAGCGGGCGCTTGCTAGCCTGCTCAAGGATTACGCGGGGGAAGACCTGTTCAACGAGAACATGCGCCGCAATGCAGAACTGCTGCGCCGTCATGTCCAGAGTGCACGGGCGGGCAGGCTCCCCGCAGACAAAGCCATGCTGCAGGAGATTCTGCAGGCACGCACCGGCAAATAA
- a CDS encoding NAD(P)-dependent oxidoreductase, whose amino-acid sequence MNDKLRLGWIGTGVMGHAMAGHLLASGYPLTVYNRTKARAEGLLACGARWADTPQEVARNSDVVFSIVGYPRDVEEVMLGEQGALSGLAEGGILCDMTTSSPELARRIAEAAAAKGCISLDAPVTGGDIGAREARLSIFVGGDKEAFERVRPCFEVMGKTILHCGDSGSGQKAKLANQVAIAGVMFSVCESMLFAQEAGLDVKQWLELVVPGGAGSVAMGTLGRRLLGCDYAPGFFVDHFVKDLGFCLEECKRMGLVLPGLALSEQIYRMAQAKGHGKDGTQVLLQVLAELSGKQWRAHA is encoded by the coding sequence ATGAACGACAAATTGCGCCTCGGCTGGATCGGCACCGGTGTCATGGGTCACGCCATGGCCGGGCATCTGCTGGCTTCCGGCTATCCGCTGACTGTTTACAACCGCACCAAAGCCCGCGCTGAAGGGCTGCTGGCCTGCGGTGCCCGCTGGGCCGACACGCCCCAGGAAGTGGCCCGGAACTCCGATGTCGTCTTCTCCATCGTGGGCTATCCGCGTGACGTGGAAGAAGTGATGCTGGGCGAGCAGGGCGCGCTGTCCGGCCTGGCCGAAGGCGGCATCCTCTGCGATATGACCACCTCCAGCCCCGAACTGGCCCGGCGCATCGCCGAAGCCGCTGCCGCCAAGGGCTGCATCAGTCTGGATGCGCCTGTCACGGGCGGTGACATCGGTGCGCGTGAAGCACGCCTGTCCATCTTTGTGGGCGGCGACAAGGAAGCCTTCGAGCGCGTGCGTCCCTGCTTCGAAGTCATGGGCAAGACCATCCTGCACTGCGGTGATTCCGGCAGCGGTCAAAAGGCCAAGCTGGCCAATCAGGTAGCCATCGCCGGGGTCATGTTCAGTGTTTGCGAATCCATGCTCTTTGCGCAGGAAGCCGGTCTGGACGTGAAGCAGTGGCTGGAGCTGGTGGTTCCCGGCGGTGCGGGCAGTGTGGCCATGGGGACCCTGGGCCGCCGTCTGCTGGGATGTGACTACGCACCCGGTTTCTTCGTGGACCATTTCGTCAAAGATCTGGGGTTCTGCCTGGAAGAATGCAAGCGCATGGGCCTGGTACTGCCCGGCCTTGCGCTGTCCGAACAGATCTACCGCATGGCCCAGGCCAAGGGCCACGGCAAGGACGGGACGCAGGTCCTGCTGCAGGTGCTTGCCGAGCTCTCCGGCAAACAGTGGCGGGCCCACGCCTAG
- a CDS encoding DUF4851 domain-containing protein, whose product MKILLIVVAIIAVAVFVFFMGGQPPLRGAGQLAASDQTVIVSRARPPLTFAPAADMRLQGLGNRTLRPKTRHSVDGDARIWFAVYGNGTGTLVTAVADTEGTWEWEAAHHPAFPAIRAQQYAYKGETLYESLMQLDGDSDPFCTDHAACLAYRAKLLLNFRKTQVIMEYHEPVPEAQVRDIAFDGAALNAFQQRARKACEILMTDKAWLEANIKGFKKLDGAEDRYSRTRLSRWVGEVEREGRP is encoded by the coding sequence ATGAAAATCCTGCTGATAGTTGTTGCCATCATTGCTGTGGCTGTTTTTGTTTTCTTTATGGGGGGACAACCTCCTTTGCGGGGAGCGGGCCAGCTGGCCGCGTCAGACCAGACGGTCATCGTTTCCCGTGCCCGTCCCCCGCTGACCTTTGCTCCTGCTGCGGACATGCGGCTGCAAGGTCTGGGGAACCGGACCTTGCGTCCCAAAACGCGGCATTCGGTGGATGGGGATGCCCGTATCTGGTTCGCTGTCTACGGTAACGGTACCGGCACTCTGGTGACGGCCGTGGCGGACACGGAAGGGACCTGGGAGTGGGAGGCCGCGCATCATCCGGCGTTCCCGGCCATCCGGGCGCAGCAGTATGCCTATAAGGGAGAGACCCTTTACGAAAGCCTTATGCAGCTGGACGGCGACAGCGATCCGTTTTGTACGGATCATGCCGCCTGTCTTGCGTACAGGGCAAAGCTGCTGCTGAACTTCCGCAAGACCCAGGTCATCATGGAATATCATGAACCTGTCCCGGAAGCCCAGGTAAGGGACATCGCCTTTGACGGTGCCGCCCTCAATGCCTTTCAGCAGCGGGCCCGCAAGGCCTGCGAGATCCTGATGACGGACAAGGCCTGGCTGGAGGCCAACATCAAGGGATTCAAAAAGCTGGATGGAGCCGAAGACCGCTATTCCCGCACGCGCCTTTCCCGCTGGGTAGGCGAAGTGGAACGCGAGGGTCGTCCCTAG
- a CDS encoding putative sulfate exporter family transporter yields the protein MTTKSAFNEDKVALLLGCIIFILGLGKFAGLDLLGWVVKIGMWVDSPVDAWKPATKGMMAGWQSLLATYVFVTGLLAIGVKLMKGNVGRFVGSFTVIFFIAIACYTAGANAYIAANPTQLAKQGIPWALGLSTEAGLIAALVMGILISNFAPSVADSLRDACRPELFVKIAIVVLGAELGVKAADAAGFAGHIIFRGLCAIVEAYLLYWAVVYYVARKYFKFNKEWAAPLASGISICGVSAAIATGGAIRARPVVPIMVSSLVVVFTCIEMLILPFIAQTFLYTEPMVAGGWMGLAVKSDGGAIASGAITESLILAKMAGLGTEWEPGWIVMVTTTVKIFIDMFIGIWALVLAYIWTAKFDKTRGDRTMTWGDVMDRFPRFVLGYLGTFLVLLIVCLSTPELHKVGKAMSGAMNGFRVIFFLMTFFSIGMVSNFRKLMEEGIGRLAIVYIVCLFGFIIWVGLFISYAFFHGMTPPVVGA from the coding sequence ATGACAACCAAATCGGCCTTTAATGAAGACAAAGTAGCCCTGCTGCTTGGCTGCATTATCTTCATCTTGGGCCTTGGCAAGTTCGCTGGACTGGATCTCCTTGGCTGGGTGGTAAAAATCGGCATGTGGGTCGATAGCCCCGTCGATGCCTGGAAGCCCGCTACCAAGGGCATGATGGCCGGCTGGCAGTCCCTGCTGGCTACCTATGTGTTTGTGACCGGTCTGCTGGCTATCGGCGTCAAACTGATGAAGGGCAACGTGGGCCGCTTCGTGGGCTCCTTCACCGTGATCTTCTTCATCGCCATCGCCTGCTACACCGCCGGCGCCAACGCCTACATCGCTGCTAACCCCACTCAGCTGGCTAAGCAGGGTATTCCGTGGGCTCTGGGCCTGAGCACCGAAGCCGGCCTGATCGCCGCTCTGGTCATGGGCATCCTGATCAGTAACTTTGCCCCCAGCGTTGCTGACTCTCTGCGCGATGCCTGCCGCCCCGAGCTGTTCGTTAAGATCGCCATCGTGGTTCTGGGTGCCGAACTGGGTGTGAAGGCCGCTGATGCCGCCGGTTTTGCTGGCCACATCATCTTCCGAGGCCTGTGCGCCATTGTTGAAGCTTACCTGCTGTACTGGGCCGTGGTTTACTACGTTGCCCGTAAGTACTTCAAGTTCAACAAGGAATGGGCCGCTCCTCTGGCTTCCGGTATCTCCATCTGCGGTGTGTCCGCCGCTATCGCCACTGGTGGCGCCATCCGCGCCCGGCCGGTGGTCCCGATCATGGTTTCTTCCCTGGTCGTTGTGTTCACCTGCATTGAAATGCTGATCCTGCCCTTCATCGCTCAGACCTTCCTGTACACCGAGCCCATGGTGGCCGGCGGCTGGATGGGCCTGGCCGTGAAGTCCGACGGTGGCGCTATCGCTTCCGGTGCCATCACCGAATCCCTGATCCTGGCCAAGATGGCCGGTCTGGGCACTGAATGGGAACCCGGCTGGATCGTGATGGTGACCACCACCGTCAAGATCTTCATCGACATGTTCATCGGTATCTGGGCTCTGGTCCTGGCCTACATCTGGACGGCCAAGTTCGACAAGACCCGTGGCGACCGCACCATGACCTGGGGCGACGTCATGGACCGCTTCCCCCGCTTCGTGCTGGGTTACCTGGGTACCTTCCTGGTCCTGCTCATCGTCTGCCTGAGCACGCCTGAACTGCACAAGGTCGGCAAGGCCATGTCCGGCGCCATGAACGGCTTCCGCGTCATCTTCTTCCTGATGACCTTCTTCAGCATCGGTATGGTTTCCAACTTCCGCAAGCTGATGGAAGAAGGCATCGGCCGCCTGGCCATCGTGTACATCGTCTGCCTGTTCGGCTTCATCATCTGGGTCGGTCTGTTCATTTCCTACGCCTTCTTCCATGGCATGACCCCGCCGGTGGTTGGCGCCTAG
- a CDS encoding EamA family transporter has translation MNISATSPLVSVLLLLVSMSSIQASASLAKTIFPLVGPAGTTALRLLVASAILLVVMRPWKKAIPRSAWKVIAVFGLATASMNLCFYEALSRIPLGVAVGLEFTGPLTVAMLSSRRLVDFIWVILAAAGLAILLPLRQSADSIDPLGAVLALCSGVCWALYIIFGKKAGSSLDKSCVALAMLVGSCAIFPVGLASSGMDLFRPEILPLALILGIFSSALPYGVEIIALKNLPSRTFSILMSLEPALAALSGFLFLGEQLSLAQWAALSAIISASIGSTLTIKKQ, from the coding sequence ATGAACATCTCAGCCACGTCACCTCTCGTTTCTGTCCTGCTCCTGCTGGTCTCCATGTCTTCCATCCAGGCCAGCGCCTCGCTTGCCAAAACCATCTTTCCCCTGGTGGGCCCGGCCGGCACCACAGCCTTGCGCCTGCTGGTGGCCTCCGCCATCCTGCTTGTGGTGATGCGCCCCTGGAAAAAAGCCATCCCCCGCAGTGCCTGGAAGGTCATCGCCGTTTTCGGACTGGCCACGGCAAGCATGAACCTCTGCTTTTACGAAGCCCTGAGCCGTATCCCGCTGGGGGTCGCCGTCGGTCTGGAATTCACCGGCCCCCTGACGGTAGCCATGCTCTCTTCCCGCCGCCTGGTGGACTTCATCTGGGTCATCCTGGCCGCAGCCGGCCTCGCCATCCTGCTGCCCCTGCGCCAGAGCGCGGACAGCATCGATCCGCTGGGCGCTGTGCTTGCCCTCTGTTCCGGCGTCTGCTGGGCGCTCTACATCATCTTCGGCAAAAAGGCAGGCAGCAGTCTGGACAAGTCCTGCGTGGCCCTGGCCATGCTCGTGGGCAGCTGCGCCATTTTCCCTGTAGGCCTGGCCTCCTCCGGCATGGATCTGTTCAGGCCCGAGATCCTGCCCCTGGCCCTGATCCTGGGTATTTTTTCCTCTGCCCTGCCCTACGGTGTCGAGATCATCGCACTGAAAAACCTGCCTTCGCGCACGTTCAGCATCCTCATGAGCCTGGAGCCTGCGCTTGCAGCCCTTTCCGGATTCCTCTTTCTGGGCGAACAGCTGAGCCTTGCCCAGTGGGCAGCCCTCTCGGCCATCATCAGTGCGTCCATCGGCTCCACGCTGACCATCAAAAAGCAATAA
- a CDS encoding 4Fe-4S dicluster domain-containing protein yields the protein MSAYYTMNPADLPALLTAWQSGSRVLCPCKEQDGTTRLESFVPEKGLCLDYTNLAMPPVDVLNGYQDVLFRWEGNERTYVAEPGAEAMAPTVIFGMRPCDVSALEYLDDFYLGEYRDINYSMRREAVTIVGMNCRTPGKSCFCAATGTGPFARSGFDLMLTLDGDLCWVECATDKGESLVGQAMVFFRPVTEAALRARLGELEKDCRDSFQKLPDLSQIRTALLQGFDHPVWEEITPTCIRCTGCTAVCPTCTCFQFNEERLDAQSGRRVRVKDSCQTAGFTRNAGWHNPRSKAAAVRHRIMDKLVYIQDRFGKKGCVGCGRCIDVCPAGIDIRKIADTVVKDCPPEGQRKPMPVSIPERASTRIDPQLFTPYPARIVAIHDETPDIRRYVVRYMDERLAETFRLTGQFFMVTVFGVGEVALSIPFGDQHDGQFEFCVKKVGKVTSALAKLGVGDVIGLRGPYGKGFPYRSFAGRDVLVVGSGVGLAPVRTIIVRLLQERERYGRIAIIASATRYEGLVYKQDLKDWSKIPGVTVQYALAKPTDAVQAHVGYINDLLPELDFDWANARAILCASPRRIKLVARDLLGLGMNGKDIFTSLETHMRCGVGKCGHCKVGAHYMCLDGPVFTYEEMLQLPEEF from the coding sequence ATGTCCGCATACTATACCATGAATCCGGCGGACCTGCCCGCCCTGCTGACCGCCTGGCAGTCAGGCTCCCGTGTGCTGTGCCCCTGCAAGGAACAGGACGGGACCACGCGCCTGGAGAGCTTTGTTCCGGAAAAGGGCCTGTGCCTCGACTATACCAACCTTGCCATGCCGCCGGTGGACGTCCTGAACGGCTATCAGGATGTGCTGTTCCGCTGGGAAGGCAACGAACGTACGTATGTGGCCGAGCCCGGTGCGGAAGCCATGGCCCCGACGGTCATCTTCGGCATGCGCCCCTGTGATGTGTCCGCTCTGGAATATCTGGATGATTTCTACCTGGGCGAATACCGGGACATCAATTATTCCATGCGGCGCGAGGCCGTCACCATCGTGGGCATGAACTGCCGTACGCCCGGAAAAAGCTGCTTTTGCGCGGCCACGGGCACAGGCCCCTTTGCCCGCAGTGGCTTTGACCTGATGCTGACGCTGGACGGCGATCTGTGCTGGGTGGAATGCGCCACGGACAAGGGCGAGAGCCTTGTGGGGCAGGCCATGGTCTTTTTCCGTCCCGTGACCGAAGCCGCTCTGCGTGCCCGGCTGGGCGAGCTGGAAAAGGATTGCCGGGACTCTTTCCAGAAGCTGCCCGACCTTTCCCAGATCCGTACGGCCCTGCTGCAGGGCTTCGACCATCCGGTGTGGGAAGAGATCACGCCCACCTGCATCCGCTGCACGGGCTGCACGGCCGTTTGCCCGACCTGCACCTGTTTCCAGTTCAACGAGGAACGTCTGGATGCCCAGTCCGGCCGCCGCGTCCGCGTCAAGGACTCCTGCCAGACCGCTGGCTTTACGCGTAATGCCGGCTGGCACAATCCGCGCAGCAAGGCTGCCGCCGTGCGCCACCGCATCATGGACAAACTGGTCTACATCCAGGACCGCTTCGGCAAGAAAGGCTGCGTGGGCTGCGGGCGCTGCATCGACGTCTGCCCCGCAGGCATCGACATCCGCAAGATAGCCGATACCGTGGTGAAGGACTGCCCGCCCGAGGGGCAGCGCAAGCCCATGCCGGTCTCCATCCCGGAGCGGGCGTCCACCCGCATCGACCCCCAGCTGTTCACGCCCTATCCCGCGCGCATCGTGGCCATCCATGACGAGACCCCGGACATCCGTCGCTATGTGGTCCGCTACATGGATGAACGCCTTGCCGAGACCTTCCGCCTGACGGGCCAGTTCTTCATGGTCACGGTCTTCGGCGTGGGGGAAGTGGCCCTGTCCATCCCCTTCGGCGATCAGCACGACGGCCAGTTCGAGTTCTGCGTCAAGAAAGTGGGCAAGGTGACGTCGGCCCTGGCCAAGCTTGGCGTAGGGGATGTCATCGGCCTGCGCGGACCTTACGGCAAGGGCTTCCCCTACCGTTCCTTCGCCGGTCGGGACGTGCTGGTGGTGGGGTCCGGCGTGGGCCTTGCCCCTGTGCGGACCATCATCGTGCGCCTGCTCCAGGAGCGGGAACGCTACGGCCGCATCGCCATCATCGCCAGCGCCACGCGCTATGAGGGCCTGGTCTACAAGCAGGATCTGAAGGACTGGAGCAAGATCCCCGGTGTGACCGTGCAGTATGCCCTGGCCAAGCCGACGGATGCCGTTCAGGCCCATGTGGGCTATATCAACGACCTGCTGCCGGAACTGGATTTCGACTGGGCCAATGCCCGGGCCATCCTGTGTGCCTCGCCGCGCCGCATCAAGCTGGTGGCCCGCGACCTGCTGGGCCTCGGCATGAACGGCAAGGACATCTTCACCTCGCTGGAGACCCACATGCGCTGCGGTGTGGGCAAGTGTGGCCACTGCAAGGTGGGTGCGCACTATATGTGTCTGGACGGGCCGGTGTTCACCTATGAGGAAATGCTGCAGTTGCCGGAAGAGTTCTAG
- the fdhF gene encoding formate dehydrogenase subunit alpha translates to MDIRHTATTCPYCGCGCGLTLETAEGRIQRSVPTPDSPVNRGKLCVKGWNVHEFIQHPDRLKTPLLRTEQGWQSLDWESALDHAAGELARIRDQYGPDSIGVLTSARCTNEENYLLQKLTRCALGTNNIDHCARLUHGPTVAGLATSFGSGAMTNSFDELEQASCLFVIGSNTTVAHPMVGMRLMHCHREGGKLIVADPRRTDLARLADVHLRLRPGTDVPLVNGLMHIIYENGWHDAAFIAERTENFDELRESLREWTPERTEEVTGVPRELLFRAAELYARSETSAIVYCLGITQHRCGVNNVRSLANLSMLCGQIGRPCTGVNPLRGQNNVQGACDMGGLPNYYPGYQFVDDEKARLKFEAAWGRSLSPFRGLTAMEMMHGLQEGKLKAMIIMGENPVVSDPDSGHVVKALSSAEFLLCLDIFPTPTTELAHMVLPGASFAETDGTFTNSERRVQRVRQAIPPMAGRTNGQIIQALSRRLGYDMHYASASEVFDEICSLAPNMGGMSYARLEGKSLCWPCPTPDHPGTPILHQGRFTRGKGLFAAIPHVPPAELPDEEYPFLLSTGMRHAHYLTGTMTRRCAMLERELPELVTDINPADAKKLEIREGARLRMVSRRGAVVSRMHITDDVPEGVVFAPLHFAEAMVNLLTCTALDPVSKTPEYKISAVRLERV, encoded by the coding sequence ATGGATATTCGTCACACGGCGACAACCTGCCCGTATTGCGGCTGCGGTTGCGGCCTGACCCTGGAAACTGCGGAAGGCCGCATTCAGCGTTCCGTGCCCACGCCCGACAGCCCGGTCAACCGGGGCAAGCTGTGCGTCAAGGGCTGGAACGTGCATGAATTCATACAGCACCCTGACCGTCTGAAAACGCCCCTGCTGCGGACGGAGCAGGGCTGGCAGTCCCTGGACTGGGAAAGCGCCCTCGATCATGCCGCCGGGGAGCTGGCCCGCATCCGTGACCAGTACGGCCCTGACAGCATCGGCGTGCTGACCTCCGCCCGCTGCACCAACGAAGAGAACTATCTGCTGCAAAAGCTCACCCGTTGCGCGCTGGGGACCAACAATATCGATCACTGCGCCCGTCTCTGACACGGCCCCACTGTGGCAGGTCTTGCCACTTCGTTCGGCAGCGGCGCCATGACCAACTCTTTCGACGAGCTGGAGCAGGCGAGCTGTCTGTTTGTGATCGGTTCCAATACCACGGTCGCCCATCCCATGGTGGGCATGCGGCTCATGCATTGCCATCGTGAGGGCGGCAAACTCATCGTGGCCGACCCCCGCCGGACGGACCTTGCCCGCCTGGCGGACGTGCACCTGCGCCTGCGTCCGGGAACGGACGTGCCGCTGGTCAACGGCCTGATGCATATCATTTATGAAAATGGCTGGCACGATGCGGCCTTCATCGCGGAACGCACGGAGAACTTCGACGAGCTGCGCGAGAGCCTGCGTGAATGGACGCCCGAGCGGACCGAGGAAGTCACCGGCGTGCCGCGTGAGCTCCTGTTCCGTGCGGCGGAGCTCTATGCCCGCTCGGAGACCAGTGCCATCGTCTATTGCCTGGGCATCACCCAGCACCGCTGCGGCGTGAACAATGTCCGTTCCCTGGCCAACCTGTCCATGCTCTGCGGTCAGATCGGTCGTCCCTGTACCGGTGTGAACCCGCTGCGCGGCCAGAACAACGTGCAGGGCGCCTGCGATATGGGCGGATTGCCCAACTATTATCCCGGCTACCAGTTCGTGGATGACGAGAAGGCCCGCCTGAAGTTCGAGGCGGCCTGGGGACGCTCCCTGTCGCCTTTCCGCGGCCTGACGGCCATGGAGATGATGCACGGCCTGCAGGAGGGCAAGCTCAAGGCCATGATCATCATGGGCGAGAATCCCGTGGTCAGCGACCCGGATTCCGGCCATGTGGTGAAGGCCCTGTCGTCGGCGGAGTTCCTGCTCTGCCTCGACATCTTCCCCACGCCGACCACGGAACTGGCGCACATGGTCCTGCCCGGTGCGTCGTTCGCGGAGACCGACGGTACTTTCACCAACTCCGAGCGCCGCGTGCAGCGCGTGCGCCAGGCCATCCCGCCCATGGCGGGGCGGACCAACGGCCAGATCATCCAGGCTTTGTCCCGGCGGCTGGGCTATGACATGCATTACGCCTCGGCGTCGGAGGTCTTTGACGAGATCTGCTCCCTGGCCCCCAACATGGGCGGCATGAGCTATGCCCGTCTGGAAGGGAAGAGCCTGTGCTGGCCTTGTCCCACGCCTGACCATCCCGGCACGCCCATCCTGCATCAGGGGCGCTTCACCCGCGGCAAGGGGCTTTTTGCCGCCATCCCGCATGTGCCTCCGGCGGAACTGCCGGACGAGGAGTATCCCTTCCTGCTCAGCACCGGCATGCGCCATGCCCATTATCTGACCGGGACCATGACGCGCCGTTGTGCCATGCTGGAGCGTGAACTGCCCGAGCTGGTGACGGACATCAATCCCGCTGACGCCAAAAAGCTGGAGATCCGCGAAGGCGCCCGCCTGCGCATGGTCAGCCGTCGTGGAGCTGTGGTCTCGCGCATGCACATCACGGATGATGTGCCCGAGGGCGTGGTCTTCGCTCCCCTGCATTTTGCCGAAGCCATGGTCAACCTGCTGACCTGCACCGCTCTGGATCCGGTCAGTAAAACCCCTGAATACAAAATCAGCGCCGTCAGGCTGGAGAGGGTCTAA